The DNA region tttatttcttgtttATCTTTGCGACCTACGACGTCACGCTGCATCACATCATAACACCTTCATGGCACGGCTGCAATTACGCATACCAGAGACACGTCATCGCTCGACCTAGAGGGCTTGTGAGCCTTGACCCCCAGGATCAAGGAAGGTGGATCGCTCAACCTCCCAAGCTCGTtagtgtctatatatatatatatattgaaatgcAACACTACTAAagatataccaaaaaaaaaactcaagaaaatGACTCCTATTAGAGCCTCTCGGATAACAAGGAGGTCTCCTCGGCCTCCTTCCTCTGTAAACTCCATACCCCGCTCCCTTAAGAGCCGAAGATGACTTACTCATCTCAAACGAACTCCTTACACAGCTATGCCGACTTAAGAATTGGAGTGCCTCCGACTCAGACTAGGGGTCCTTTGATGCCTTTTCGATTTTGCAGATGCCCATCAACTCCCTCGGAGATCTCCTGCCTCAACCTGGCTACGACAACTGTTTTGGCGACATGTCTACGACACTAATGAAGTGGGATAAATGAAAGGAACATGTAATTTTGGGGTCAATTATAAATGTATGTGACCCATTTTCaatagaatttaataaaaaaaacatctaaTGTAGGAAGTTAAATAAAGGGACAAGTAATTTAGGAGTCAATTATTACCTcgtttatttttagtttaaaaagacttttatttttattttttatttttaaaaaggcaTTGCAATTACAATTGAAGTGAAAATTTTGGAGTTGAGAGTAGTTTTCCCTTTGTTTGGCATTCTAAAGATGAATGAACAATATTCACATAGTACCAAAATACCCATTCCATATCCTCGAAAAGACAGCCCTAAAAGTTAAAACTCCTCATTATCCAAGGTCCAAAACAGACATTTGCTCCAACATTGGGCAAAACCCTAGCTTCGTTATAATCCTCATAGTTTCCCACTCGCACTCGCTTTTCGGAAACCCTAGCTCCCTCATCCCAAACGAGCCAACCATGCCGCCGAAGTTTGACCCCTCACAGGTCGTCGACGTCTATGTTCGAGTGACCGGCGGCGAGGTTGGTGCGGCGAGTTCTCTGGCCCCGAAGATCGGGCCGCTCGGGCTCTCCCCCAAGAAGATCGGAGAAGACATAGCGAAGGAGACTGCCAAGGACTGGAAGGGCCTCCGCGTCACGGTCAAGCTCACGGTCCAGAACCGTCAGGCCAAGGTCTCGGTGGTGCCGTCCGCCGCCGCCCTCGTCATCAAGGCGCTCAAGGAGCCCGAGCGCGACCGCAAGAAGACCAAAAACATTAAACACAGCGGGAACATCTCCCTAGATGACGTTATCGAGATCGCCAAGGTCATGAAGCCCAGGTCCATGGCCAAGGACCTCTCCGGCACAGTCAAGGAGATCCTTGGCACATGCGTGTCCGTTGGTTGTACGGTCGACGGGAAAGACCCAAAGGACTTGCAGCAGGAGATAGCCGACGGTGACGTCGAAATCCCTCAGGATTGAGCTCCCCAGTGagaagtttcattttttttttcaattttaaatagaattttaatttttggataatctGGGGATTTTGAAGTTGTGATTTACTATTTCGAGGTAATTATATGATTTGGAGGGATTTTAGGAGCTAATTTAATGATCCTGATGGAATTATGATATCTAGGGTTTGGATGGTACGTTTCATTCATATCTTGATCAGTATATTTGCTTATTTGAGTgtgtttttgtgattatttgTAGGGTTTGACTGGTTAATAAGTTCATGCGTGCTTGGCATTTTACTTATTTAAACATGGTGGTTTTTTTGGTGGAGATGGCTAGGGTATATAGTTGAGTGGAAAAATAGGAAATGGGaattagttttttgtttcttgaataTTTTTTACTTGCATTTTGGTAATTTCTTCCGTTAACATTGTTTGTCAGTTTTCTTGACTCGTATCGTATTCAAGGGGGGACGTATTTGACTTAGTGTCAAGAAGTTTTTCATTCAGAATCTTGATGTTTGTACTGTTCAGGTTGCTGCTTCTCTAGTAtgtttattttgtgttgtttttccAACAATTGTGTCCTAGGCCTTGTACTGAAACATCCCACATATTCTCTGCAGCCAATTTCATTTCCAATCTTTTCATGCAACCTATATCCAGTCAACATCATGGTTCCAATTTTAATAGGTTATTGACAttcttttacttataaaaaaatctttaatatgTTATTGAAATTCTTTTGCCAATTTGGTCAAATGGTGCTTCCTTCCCTTGTAAGAACCAGGTTAACAGTGATGAGGAAACTCACTGGTTGCGTCTGTAACTTACTAATTCAAAAGGGTTATTggcaggggcggaactaggaaTTGAGACGAGGGGGGACgcaattttttctctctttttttctttttaaaaaaagagaaaatattaatttttttaaaaaaaaaattataagaatgttaaaagaaataaaatggaCAGTGGAGCATGTTGGATCAACTTGGTAAGGGGGAGCATCAAACCTGGCCTTAAATATGTAAGCCATGATATCAAATATACCACAACATAAAACCTAGCGTTATCATGAAATGCACAGCTTAACATCTAAACAATACACCAAAGCAAAACGCACAGCTTAACGTGTAACAATACACCTAACTAAAATGCATAACCAACACACATGAAACAGTCTTCATAAGTGGGCACCACCTTTCCACTTCTTCTCGAGAATTCCACCATTTCGACACCTCAGCATACAGATTCGCACTCCGTCACATGCGTTATCTTGAGCCCATCTTCTCCTTTCTTCTGCAAGTCTGTAGCAAGCAACCCATTTCAAATGACATAGCCACTCACTAGTCCATCTCTAAAAACTCCTTTCCTCCAACTCCAGATGTGAGGATGGTTTTACACTTAGGACGGGGGGGACAAATATTAACAATTGGGGGAACTCTTCATTCAAAACCCCTTAATAGTAgaagtctttaaaaaaatttgcaggGGCGGTCACCCCCCCAACCCTTAACATGGGTCCGCCCCTGGTTATTGGCACTTTTCATTTAAACATCTTTGATCCCCCACCTCCCAAAAAAAAGTGCGTGTATTGACACTGTCCTGCCTAAAACTGGAAGATGATGTTGGATCGTGCATTTTTGGCATCTTATGTTCTGTTATGATTGTGATAGGCTGATAGCATGAGATTTGCTTATACACTCATCTTCTATGTCTTAACTTTTTTATGTGAAAAGAGAAGACTTATGTGAAAGGCATCATATGACATGTTTTCAGACAATGATGTAACAGTTTAAGCTCAAGCGACAATTTCAAATCTTTATTCTGATTTTCTAAGTGAAATTTAGCAGTTTTGGGTGTAATTGCTTTAGGATATGTACTGTCTTCTGGTTGAACGCacataaagaataattttctGTTGTAATGTCCAAAACCATATTTATGCCTTGAGGGGGTTATGCTGTGTGGGGGGCTCTCCCCTAGAGAGGAACCATTGGTGAGTGTCATCCCCTAGTCCGTTAACGGTTTTTGCCAACCACCCGCAAATGTGGTTAGATCAttaacggttagtggttaaccTCCTTGAGTGTCATACCCTTGAGGGGGTATGCTGTGTGTGGGGCAGTCCCCAATAGAGGAACCATGGGTGAGGGTCATCCCCTTAGCACAGTTAGCAGTTTTTGCCAACCCCCCCACCCATGTTGTTAGGCGGTTagtaattaaaaattgttaaaaaccACCTGCCTGTAAAGTTAGGTTATAGTTTATTTTGAGTCGCTATATATGCTCTATGGGTGTGTAACTTTCTGTTTAGTGATGTGTAAATGttcattttgagaaaattggaAGCCAGTTTTTAGACAAGACTACCACTAAAATTCAGCAAGGGACTAGATTGTGTTTTATTAGTAATCTGGGAGTGATAAATAATGGGAAACGGAGTCAAGATAGGTATTGTGTACATTATACTTGTATATATTCTTCGTAGTTGGTTAATATATGTGGGATGTGGAAGTGTTAGAAATGGAACTCAATTTGTGTGGCAAGGATGATTTATAAAGCTTGATAGAATTAGAGCCAAATGAACCTGCTATAAAGCTGTTTGTTCATCAGCTGTCATCTATTACGGGGATGCTTGGATGTTGCATGGAAATGTTGTCTTAAATCTATTTACATATAGCATCTTAATTGTATGTTTTTGGTTACTTGTTGCACGCCTAGGATC from Corylus avellana chromosome ca10, CavTom2PMs-1.0 includes:
- the LOC132164132 gene encoding large ribosomal subunit protein uL11, which translates into the protein MPPKFDPSQVVDVYVRVTGGEVGAASSLAPKIGPLGLSPKKIGEDIAKETAKDWKGLRVTVKLTVQNRQAKVSVVPSAAALVIKALKEPERDRKKTKNIKHSGNISLDDVIEIAKVMKPRSMAKDLSGTVKEILGTCVSVGCTVDGKDPKDLQQEIADGDVEIPQD